From a single Pseudomonas triticicola genomic region:
- a CDS encoding DEAD/DEAH box helicase codes for MSIFIERLKGLTWTHAFSSKALAKARAYAADDRVEILEIDDRKIEAFCVGSQLQAYEQSIYLSEDRLGSVNLRCLCSCPVAIDCKHSAAVLYHLLGTGEDASGGDAQIPLGRALEHWLSTIPVPAKPAEESAQTAGTRLFYKLKPTSANGKWLLDIFKVYQLKSGELREVKPMYSLAEMLMRQPGYLSELDLRIARLLVAMHSHHAYYSGYPLEGSSGAELLEMLLRTSRLFLDFEDLRALTPGAKRVGQFSWAEQAGGGFRAQWSSAEAAQETVLALEPLYYLDREQRQVGPLFTELEEKLACHLTLAPDIPARQAMQFSHRMSAATQIAPPHKLTERIIDDVLPQPQLTLVSGRERSRWEYVLEHRAALLFTYNGHPAVDRNPEVMILNGSETQRIQRQPALEKKLRQNLQKHGFKKATRKSGMDRPGEMFTLPDDSAWLGFMHEGLATLRAADWKIEISPGFHFDVQPVEQWYAEVEEEATHQWFDLQLGIVVNGERYSLLPILLHLLRTQPRLLDPVNLAQRSDDEKLLIELKPSGFGEPAGAKVALPLSRVKPLMATLGELYLGGHQGDALRLTAPDAARLSMLDGVPLDWQGGERLRTFAKRLQNSSHAHIAAPAGLNAQLRPYQLEGLNWMQTLRELEVGGILGDDMGLGKTLQTLAHLLTEKHAGRLDCPALAVMPTSLIPNWLDEAERFTPQLKVLALHGTGRQKDFANLGEYDLVLTTYALLPRDLEILQPQSWSVLILDEAQNIKNPLSKAAQAARDLQARQRLCLSGTPLENHLGELWSQFHFLMPGWLGDSKSFNRDYRTPIEKHGNVQRMQHLTARIKPFLLRRKKDQVATELPPKTEIIHWVELSDGQRDVYETVRVAMDKKVRDEIARSGVARSQIIILDALLKLRQVCCDLRLVNMPLTAKALRSGSGKLISLMEMLEELLGEGRRILLFSQFTSMLALIEQELQQRGLAYSLLTGDTTDRRTPVREFQGGKVPLFLISLKAGGTGLNLTAADTVIHFDPWWNPAVENQATDRAYRIGQNNPVFVYKMIAKGTVEEKIQALQQEKAALAGAVLEGGTTGGFKLEQSDIEALFAPLPVSRG; via the coding sequence ATGAGCATTTTCATCGAGCGGCTCAAAGGGCTGACATGGACCCACGCATTCAGTAGCAAGGCGTTGGCCAAGGCCCGCGCTTATGCCGCCGATGACCGGGTCGAGATCCTCGAGATCGATGACAGGAAGATAGAGGCGTTCTGCGTCGGCTCGCAACTTCAGGCGTATGAGCAAAGCATTTATCTGTCCGAAGATCGGCTGGGATCGGTAAACCTGCGTTGCCTGTGCAGCTGTCCTGTTGCAATCGACTGCAAGCACAGCGCAGCGGTGCTCTATCACCTTCTGGGCACTGGCGAGGATGCGTCTGGAGGTGATGCACAGATCCCGTTGGGACGAGCGCTGGAGCATTGGCTTTCGACAATTCCCGTGCCGGCCAAGCCCGCTGAAGAAAGTGCGCAAACCGCAGGCACGCGTCTGTTTTACAAGCTCAAACCGACGTCTGCGAACGGCAAGTGGCTGCTGGATATTTTCAAGGTCTACCAGCTCAAGAGCGGCGAGTTACGCGAAGTCAAACCGATGTACTCGCTCGCGGAAATGCTCATGCGCCAGCCCGGCTACCTGTCCGAGCTGGATCTGCGCATCGCCCGGCTGTTGGTCGCCATGCATTCCCATCACGCCTATTACAGCGGCTATCCGCTGGAAGGCAGCAGCGGCGCTGAACTGCTGGAAATGCTCCTGCGTACTTCGCGGCTGTTCCTCGACTTCGAAGACCTGCGAGCGCTGACGCCGGGGGCGAAACGCGTCGGTCAGTTCTCTTGGGCCGAGCAAGCTGGCGGCGGATTCCGCGCGCAATGGAGCAGTGCCGAAGCCGCGCAGGAAACCGTGCTGGCGCTGGAGCCGCTTTATTACCTTGATCGTGAGCAGCGCCAGGTTGGCCCGCTGTTCACTGAGCTGGAAGAGAAGCTCGCCTGCCATTTGACCCTGGCGCCAGACATTCCGGCGCGTCAGGCCATGCAGTTCAGCCATCGCATGAGCGCGGCGACCCAAATTGCGCCACCGCACAAGCTCACCGAGCGGATCATCGATGACGTGCTGCCGCAGCCGCAACTGACCCTGGTCAGCGGTCGAGAGCGCTCGCGCTGGGAATATGTGCTGGAACACCGCGCCGCTCTGCTGTTTACCTACAACGGTCATCCGGCGGTGGACCGCAACCCGGAAGTGATGATCCTCAACGGCAGCGAAACCCAGCGCATTCAGCGTCAACCGGCGCTGGAAAAGAAGCTGCGCCAGAACCTGCAAAAACATGGCTTCAAGAAAGCCACGCGCAAGAGCGGCATGGATCGTCCCGGCGAGATGTTTACCTTGCCGGATGATTCCGCCTGGCTCGGGTTCATGCACGAAGGGCTGGCCACACTGCGCGCCGCAGATTGGAAAATCGAGATCAGTCCCGGTTTCCATTTCGATGTACAACCGGTTGAACAGTGGTATGCCGAGGTCGAAGAAGAGGCCACGCATCAGTGGTTTGATCTGCAGTTGGGTATCGTCGTCAACGGCGAACGCTACAGCTTGCTGCCGATCCTTCTGCACCTGTTGCGGACCCAGCCGCGCTTGCTCGACCCGGTCAATCTGGCGCAGCGCAGCGATGATGAAAAGCTCCTGATCGAGCTCAAGCCCAGCGGTTTTGGCGAACCGGCGGGCGCCAAAGTCGCGTTGCCGCTGAGTCGGGTCAAACCGCTGATGGCGACGCTGGGCGAGTTGTACCTGGGCGGCCATCAGGGTGATGCGCTGCGCTTGACCGCTCCAGACGCCGCGCGTCTGAGTATGCTCGATGGCGTGCCGCTGGATTGGCAGGGCGGCGAACGTCTGCGCACTTTTGCCAAGCGTCTGCAGAATTCCAGTCACGCCCACATTGCTGCGCCGGCCGGCCTCAATGCGCAACTGCGTCCGTATCAGCTCGAAGGCCTGAACTGGATGCAGACCCTGCGCGAGCTGGAGGTCGGCGGCATTCTGGGCGATGACATGGGCCTGGGCAAAACTTTGCAGACCCTTGCGCATCTGCTCACGGAGAAACACGCCGGGCGCCTGGACTGTCCGGCACTGGCGGTGATGCCCACCAGCCTGATTCCCAACTGGCTCGACGAAGCCGAGCGCTTCACGCCGCAGTTGAAAGTCCTGGCGCTGCACGGCACCGGGCGGCAAAAGGACTTTGCCAATCTGGGCGAATACGACTTGGTGCTGACCACTTACGCATTGCTGCCCAGGGATCTGGAAATCTTGCAGCCGCAGTCGTGGAGCGTGCTGATTCTCGACGAAGCGCAGAACATCAAGAACCCGCTGAGCAAAGCCGCCCAGGCCGCCCGTGACTTGCAGGCCCGTCAGCGCTTGTGTCTGAGCGGTACGCCGCTGGAAAACCACCTCGGTGAGCTGTGGTCGCAGTTCCATTTCCTCATGCCCGGCTGGCTCGGCGACAGCAAATCCTTTAACCGCGATTACCGCACGCCGATCGAAAAGCACGGCAATGTGCAGCGCATGCAGCACCTGACCGCACGCATCAAGCCGTTTTTGCTGCGGCGCAAGAAAGATCAGGTCGCCACCGAGTTGCCGCCGAAAACCGAAATCATCCATTGGGTCGAGCTCAGCGATGGTCAGCGCGACGTCTATGAAACGGTGCGCGTGGCGATGGACAAAAAGGTTCGCGACGAAATCGCCCGCAGCGGCGTGGCGCGCAGTCAGATCATCATCCTCGATGCGCTGCTCAAGCTGCGCCAGGTCTGCTGCGATCTGCGCCTGGTCAATATGCCGCTGACGGCGAAGGCGTTGCGCTCGGGCAGCGGCAAGCTGATCAGCCTGATGGAGATGCTCGAAGAACTGCTCGGCGAAGGTCGGCGCATTCTGCTGTTCTCGCAGTTCACCTCAATGCTGGCGCTGATTGAGCAGGAGTTGCAGCAACGCGGGCTTGCCTACTCGTTGCTGACCGGCGACACCACCGATCGGCGCACGCCGGTGAGGGAGTTCCAGGGCGGCAAGGTGCCGTTGTTCCTGATCAGCCTCAAGGCCGGGGGCACTGGTCTGAACCTGACGGCGGCGGACACGGTGATTCACTTCGATCCGTGGTGGAACCCGGCAGTGGAGAATCAGGCGACTGATCGGGCGTATCGGATCGGGCAGAACAATCCGGTGTTCGTCTACAAGATGATTGCCAAAGGCACCGTCGAAGAGAAGATCCAGGCGTTGCAGCAGGAGAAGGCTGCGCTGGCCGGGGCGGTACTGGAGGGTGGCACGACGGGCGGATTCAAACTCGAACAGAGTGATATCGAGGCGTTGTTTGCGCCTTTGCCGGTTTCCAGAGGTTGA